The following coding sequences lie in one Arabidopsis thaliana chromosome 3, partial sequence genomic window:
- a CDS encoding Proteasome component (PCI) domain protein (Proteasome component (PCI) domain protein; CONTAINS InterPro DOMAIN/s: Proteasome component (PCI) domain (InterPro:IPR000717); BEST Arabidopsis thaliana protein match is: Proteasome component (PCI) domain protein (TAIR:AT5G15610.2); Has 657 Blast hits to 657 proteins in 209 species: Archae - 0; Bacteria - 2; Metazoa - 271; Fungi - 161; Plants - 136; Viruses - 0; Other Eukaryotes - 87 (source: NCBI BLink).): MTTIVPTSEENPFLAVVRFTSQLAWADAGPEAAEPEITRLCREAEESMVAEKWLELSSLMVTSAELVSSKISEKDLECTYTIICSIVKNAKSPEQVLEMVKAIASKVAQQPSDKASLRLKILFNLYNLVDHPYARFQVYMKALTLAVDGKVTEYIVSSFKKIDNFLKEWNIDIKDQRELFLAIANVLKENKSLVNESLKFLTKYLATFSNEDAQVLDEAKEEAVRAVIEFVKASSIFQCDLLDLPAVAQLEKDAKYAPVYQLLKIFLTQRLNAYTEFQNANSGFLQSYGLSNEDCVTKMRLLSLVDLASDESGKIPYTSIKDTLQVNEQDVELWIVKAITAKLIECKMDQMNQVLIVSRSSEREFGTKQWQSLRTKLATWKDNISSIITTIESNKVTEEGSQASSSSAAAIQGLSVR; encoded by the exons ATGACGACGATTGTTCCCACCTCCGAAGAAAATCCCTTTCTCGCTGTTGTCCGATTCACTTCCCAGCTCGCCTGGGCCGATGCTGGTCCCGAG GCAGCAGAGCCAGAAATTACCAGGCTCTGTAGGGAGGCTGAGGAGTCAATGGTAGCAGAGAAGTGGCTTGAATTGTCTTCGTTAATGGTCACTTCAGCTGAATTGGTATCTTCTAAGATATCTGAGAAAG aTCTTGAGTGTACCTACACCATCATTTGCAGCATTGTCAAGAATGCGAAAAGCCCTGAGCAAGTCCTTGAAATGGTGAAAGCTATAGCTTCCAAGGTTGCTCAACAACCCAGTGACAAAGCTTCACTTCGTTTGAAGAT CCTCTTCAATCTCTATAACCTGGTTGACCACCCGTATGCTCGATTTCAAGTATACATGAAAGCTCTTACACTAGCTGTTGATGGGAAGGTTACTGAGTAcatagtttcttcttttaagaAGATCGATAACTTTCTGAAAGAGTGGAATATTGACATTAAAGATCAGAGGGAACTCTTTCTTGCCATTGCTAATGTgctgaaagaaaacaaaag CTTGGTGAATGAATCCCTTAAGTTCTTGACGAAGTACCTAGCAACTTTCTCCAATGAGGATGCTCAGGTCCTGGATGAAGCCAAGGAGGAGGCTGTGCGTGCAGTTATCGAATTTGTCAAAGCTTCCAGTATTTTCCAG TGTGATTTATTGGACTTGCCAGCCGTAGCACAATTGGAAAAGGATGCTAAATATGCACCTGTTTACCAACTTCTGAAGATTTTTCTTACTCAGAGGTTAAATGCCTACACGGAATTCCAAAATGCAAATTCGGGATTTCTGCAAAGCTATG GACTTTCCAATGAAGATTGTGTTACGAAGATGAGGTTGTTGTCACTAGTGGATTTGGCCTCAGATGAATCTGGCAAAATACCTTACACCTCGATTAAAGACACTCTTCAG GTAAATGAACAGGATGTCGAGTTATGGATCGTGAAGGCAATAACTGCAAAACTGATTGAGTGTAAGATGGATCAGATGAACCAAGTTTTAATTGTCAG CCGCTCTTCCGAACGTGAATTTGGGACAAAGCAATGGCAATCTCTCCGAACAAAGCTTGCGACTTGGAAG GACAACATTTCAAGTATCATAACTACCATCGAATCGAATAAGGTAACGGAGGAAGGTTCTCaggcatcatcatcatctgctGCAGCTATTCAAGGCTTGAGTGTTCGTTGA